In one Thermococcus sp. 2319x1 genomic region, the following are encoded:
- a CDS encoding Nre family DNA repair protein, protein MEFFNSKLCALCKGRKLLCGRPTCPILERFRVAKNVEQKINRREIFGSSPPSIFVGEYGYPKVRIGPLVPPIEGNTSHLDSPLKWENKTIRDILYYRSLLVMGEMKADVNVRKSERILEEVQELAMSIRPVDSEILLKKRPVLKVLPSEFAPPIGPKAELLDFELTENPKIPRKTDYIVSDELKAEQAIMRLYSWGFDEYYIIRLLSAGLLGINRKLVPTRWSITAVQDTIGKKLRKEILHYEPINDFELYFYEFLGNRYAVLLMPETYAFELLEVWLKGSLFGSDEPEVIHDYEDFCGIKGYAEETTGAYYAARLSVLESLRRRRRQARIIVFREVTPKYYAPVGVWQIRVGVKKAMESPVGRFNTLQEAFNELRKFLELKLEKYIEKSWILRTRKQRTLDYYLFHITQKERQHQ, encoded by the coding sequence ATGGAGTTCTTTAACTCAAAACTCTGTGCCCTATGCAAAGGAAGAAAGTTGCTTTGTGGAAGGCCCACATGCCCGATTCTCGAACGATTTAGGGTAGCCAAGAATGTGGAGCAGAAGATAAACCGCAGAGAGATCTTCGGCTCCTCTCCTCCCAGCATATTTGTTGGCGAATACGGCTACCCCAAAGTCCGTATCGGACCCCTTGTTCCTCCAATAGAGGGAAACACTTCCCACCTCGACAGTCCTCTAAAATGGGAGAACAAAACAATAAGGGATATCCTCTACTATCGCTCCCTTCTTGTCATGGGGGAGATGAAGGCTGATGTCAACGTGAGAAAAAGCGAAAGAATCCTTGAAGAGGTTCAGGAGCTGGCAATGAGCATAAGACCCGTGGACAGTGAGATTCTCCTCAAGAAGAGACCAGTTCTAAAAGTTCTCCCAAGTGAATTTGCTCCCCCAATAGGGCCAAAGGCAGAACTTCTCGACTTTGAGCTCACGGAAAACCCAAAAATACCGAGGAAAACGGACTACATAGTTAGTGATGAACTAAAAGCCGAACAGGCAATAATGAGACTCTACAGCTGGGGCTTTGATGAGTACTACATAATAAGACTCCTCTCTGCAGGACTTTTGGGCATTAACAGAAAGCTCGTTCCGACAAGGTGGAGCATCACAGCTGTGCAGGATACTATAGGTAAAAAACTAAGGAAAGAAATCCTCCATTATGAACCTATAAACGATTTTGAGCTCTACTTTTACGAATTCTTGGGGAACAGGTATGCTGTGCTTCTAATGCCCGAAACTTACGCCTTTGAACTTTTAGAGGTCTGGCTTAAGGGCTCTCTGTTTGGAAGCGACGAACCGGAAGTTATCCATGACTATGAGGACTTTTGCGGTATCAAGGGCTACGCTGAAGAGACCACTGGGGCGTATTATGCCGCCCGTTTGAGCGTTCTTGAAAGTCTCAGGAGAAGAAGAAGGCAGGCGAGAATAATAGTGTTCAGGGAAGTAACCCCAAAGTACTACGCTCCTGTGGGCGTGTGGCAAATAAGGGTGGGGGTAAAGAAAGCCATGGAGAGCCCAGTAGGGAGATTTAACACGCTTCAGGAAGCCTTCAATGAACTAAGAAAGTTCCTTGAGCTAAAGCTTGAGAAATATATAGAAAAAAGCTGGATTTTGCGAACGAGAAAGCAGAGGACACTCGACTATTACCTTTTCCATATAACCCAAAAGGAGCGGCAACATCAATAA
- a CDS encoding pyridoxal-phosphate dependent enzyme: MLKCLRCGRTYEGFKIMCECGGVLEYIGEKEGSFRGLLRGEFLDVRRYLSFLPLKEEFLPKLTLPITPIVGRKIEGINVFFKLEYLMPSGSFKDRGTYVTVAKLKEEGIREVTLDSSGNAALSLALFAKSEGLKAHIFIPKHTSEGKKRLLKLLEAEVHEVEGSRMEVHERAKGFRKGMYISHWYNPYFIEGTKTIAYEVYEQIGSVDYTLAATGSGTLFLGLYKGFKDLEKLGRTKIPRMIAVQGRGYESLCKRSKEKSRLAEGIAIPEPPRRRQMLKVLKESDGACVSVGDEEIVEAIKELISMGFLVEPTSATAYAAFKLLLGDGYFEKGTKVLIPLTGSGLKSV, encoded by the coding sequence ATGTTAAAGTGTCTGAGATGCGGAAGGACTTATGAAGGCTTTAAAATTATGTGCGAATGCGGAGGAGTTCTTGAATACATCGGGGAAAAAGAAGGTAGTTTTAGAGGGTTGCTGAGAGGAGAATTCCTGGACGTAAGGAGGTACCTCAGTTTTTTACCCCTAAAAGAGGAGTTTTTGCCAAAGTTGACTCTTCCAATAACTCCAATAGTTGGGAGAAAAATCGAAGGGATCAACGTTTTCTTCAAGCTTGAATACCTGATGCCCAGCGGCTCCTTCAAGGACAGGGGTACTTATGTGACCGTTGCAAAACTGAAGGAAGAAGGCATAAGGGAGGTAACACTTGACTCTTCCGGAAATGCAGCGTTAAGCTTGGCGCTCTTCGCAAAAAGTGAAGGGCTAAAAGCCCATATCTTCATTCCAAAACACACAAGCGAAGGAAAAAAGAGGCTTCTAAAACTATTAGAGGCGGAGGTTCATGAGGTTGAGGGATCACGAATGGAAGTGCACGAAAGGGCAAAGGGTTTTCGGAAAGGGATGTATATATCTCACTGGTACAACCCCTACTTCATCGAAGGCACAAAAACAATAGCTTATGAGGTTTATGAGCAGATAGGAAGTGTGGACTACACGTTAGCAGCTACTGGAAGTGGGACTCTATTTTTGGGACTCTATAAGGGGTTTAAAGATTTAGAAAAGCTTGGAAGAACAAAAATTCCAAGAATGATTGCCGTCCAAGGGAGAGGATATGAAAGCCTGTGCAAGAGAAGTAAAGAAAAAAGCAGACTTGCAGAAGGGATAGCCATTCCAGAACCTCCCAGAAGAAGGCAGATGCTCAAAGTCCTAAAAGAGAGCGATGGAGCATGTGTTTCTGTGGGAGATGAAGAGATAGTGGAGGCTATAAAAGAACTTATTTCTATGGGCTTTTTAGTCGAACCAACGTCAGCAACAGCCTACGCTGCATTTAAGTTGCTCTTAGGGGATGGTTATTTTGAAAAAGGCACAAAAGTCCTCATTCCCCTTACCGGTTCTGGGCTGAAAAGCGTTTAA
- the udp gene encoding uridine phosphorylase: MKKFMPADRPQTEEGYQYHIACKPGDVARYVLLPGDPERVPKISSLWDEAKEIAFHREYRTHTGKYKGVPISVTSTGIGGPSTAIAIEELAAIGADTFIRVGSTGAIQPGIEIGDLIIAKAAVRLEGTSKQYVRVEYPASADIEVTLALIEAAETLGVSYHVGITASTDSFYVGQARPGLNGYFPSFAKHLIEDLRQAKVTNFEMEAATLYTLANIYGLRAGCVCAVFANRITNEFGKAGEREAALVASEAVKILHEWDEEKEKKGKKYWFPSLRKL, from the coding sequence ATGAAAAAGTTTATGCCCGCTGATAGGCCTCAAACGGAAGAGGGGTACCAATACCACATAGCCTGTAAGCCCGGTGATGTTGCCCGCTACGTTCTCCTCCCGGGCGATCCTGAGAGGGTTCCCAAGATAAGTTCCCTCTGGGATGAAGCAAAGGAAATAGCATTCCACAGGGAGTACAGAACCCACACGGGTAAGTATAAAGGCGTTCCTATAAGCGTAACCTCAACGGGAATAGGAGGGCCTTCAACGGCAATAGCAATAGAGGAATTAGCAGCAATAGGTGCCGACACTTTCATTAGGGTAGGCTCGACGGGAGCAATCCAGCCCGGGATAGAGATTGGTGATTTGATAATAGCGAAAGCAGCTGTTAGACTTGAAGGGACGTCGAAGCAGTATGTTAGAGTTGAATATCCAGCAAGTGCCGATATTGAGGTTACCTTGGCCTTAATCGAAGCTGCGGAAACATTGGGGGTTAGCTACCACGTTGGAATCACGGCCTCTACTGACAGCTTTTATGTGGGCCAAGCAAGGCCCGGATTGAACGGCTATTTCCCGAGCTTTGCAAAGCACCTCATAGAGGATTTGAGGCAGGCTAAAGTTACGAACTTTGAGATGGAAGCTGCTACACTTTACACCCTCGCGAACATCTATGGTCTTAGAGCAGGCTGTGTCTGTGCGGTCTTTGCAAATAGAATAACCAATGAGTTTGGAAAAGCCGGAGAAAGGGAGGCGGCATTGGTTGCAAGTGAAGCTGTCAAAATTCTACACGAATGGGATGAAGAGAAAGAGAAAAAAGGTAAAAAATACTGGTTCCCAAGTTTGAGGAAGCTTTAA
- a CDS encoding DUF257 family protein, with product MEIFERDVFNQLRKIRRGEDILVEYTSSEPIHLIFRIVINYAKQSNTKVLLIDVLDQLHILKAHLELAGIDPSFIENLPVIKFGGIMKTGKILKRIELKSEIPVWREQYLEALKEFQREEESEFAIRIVVGIEKLIKLYEDDPRALETFFGTIIRPFLGDEKRVLVTLVNTSLLNEKILQEFREHSSRSFLVQLSEKRINFQVVRSVDFEDYGKTSSIEAQELQDSLIKLKRD from the coding sequence ATGGAGATTTTTGAGAGAGACGTTTTCAATCAGCTTAGAAAAATAAGAAGAGGGGAGGACATTCTGGTGGAATACACCTCTTCGGAACCAATCCATCTAATATTCCGCATCGTCATTAACTATGCAAAGCAGAGCAACACTAAGGTGCTCCTTATAGATGTACTTGACCAGCTCCACATCTTAAAGGCCCACCTTGAACTTGCAGGTATTGACCCGTCTTTTATAGAAAACCTGCCAGTAATTAAGTTTGGCGGAATTATGAAAACGGGCAAAATCCTCAAGAGGATAGAGCTAAAAAGTGAGATCCCCGTGTGGAGAGAGCAGTATCTGGAAGCTCTCAAGGAGTTCCAAAGAGAAGAAGAGAGTGAATTCGCTATAAGAATTGTTGTGGGGATAGAGAAGCTTATAAAGCTCTATGAAGATGACCCCAGAGCACTGGAAACGTTTTTCGGAACAATAATACGACCTTTCCTTGGGGATGAGAAGAGAGTGCTGGTAACGTTGGTTAACACATCCCTCCTAAACGAAAAAATTCTCCAAGAGTTTAGAGAGCACTCAAGCAGAAGCTTCCTCGTTCAGCTATCAGAAAAGAGGATAAACTTCCAAGTAGTAAGGTCAGTTGATTTCGAGGACTATGGAAAAACCTCCAGCATCGAAGCCCAAGAGCTCCAAGATTCTCTAATTAAATTAAAAAGGGATTAA
- a CDS encoding 50S ribosomal protein L40e, with the protein MARFPEAEARIFRKYICMRCGATNPWRAEKCRKCGYKGLRPKAKEPRGGAGR; encoded by the coding sequence ATGGCAAGGTTTCCTGAAGCTGAGGCAAGAATATTTAGGAAGTACATCTGCATGAGGTGCGGTGCCACTAACCCATGGAGAGCAGAGAAGTGCAGGAAGTGCGGATACAAGGGACTAAGGCCAAAAGCTAAAGAACCAAGAGGAGGAGCAGGACGTTAG
- a CDS encoding PadR family transcriptional regulator encodes MTTPMERLKEKITKEVLWVYILRLLKDRPMYAYELKNEIRERFGFEPATVSSYVVLYKLEHDGYVTSEWHESETGKPSRKYYKLTEKGEKLLEEGIKFIEEILNKLKYL; translated from the coding sequence ATGACAACCCCCATGGAGAGACTCAAGGAGAAGATAACAAAGGAAGTTCTGTGGGTTTACATACTGAGATTGCTAAAAGACAGGCCTATGTATGCATATGAACTCAAAAATGAGATAAGAGAGAGATTCGGATTTGAACCTGCCACGGTAAGCAGCTATGTGGTGCTTTACAAGCTTGAACACGATGGATACGTAACTTCAGAATGGCACGAAAGCGAAACCGGAAAACCCTCGAGGAAATACTACAAGCTTACAGAAAAAGGGGAAAAACTCCTCGAAGAGGGAATAAAATTTATAGAAGAAATATTAAACAAGCTTAAGTACCTCTAA
- a CDS encoding FUN14 domain-containing protein: MNLDFGGIMGDMGIGAVVGFITGYALKKFIKIVLTLIGVYLLSLFWLQQKGVITVNTDALFNLAESATASTLTLADKVVGILPGTGAFVAGFYLGFRKG, from the coding sequence ATGAACCTTGACTTCGGTGGAATAATGGGAGATATGGGAATTGGAGCCGTTGTTGGCTTTATAACGGGCTATGCGCTTAAAAAGTTCATAAAAATAGTGCTTACCTTGATAGGCGTATATCTGCTGAGTCTCTTCTGGCTTCAGCAAAAGGGGGTTATAACAGTAAACACCGATGCTCTCTTCAACCTTGCAGAAAGCGCAACTGCATCAACTTTAACTTTGGCCGATAAAGTAGTGGGGATTTTACCGGGGACTGGGGCATTTGTTGCAGGCTTCTATTTAGGGTTCCGCAAAGGTTAA
- a CDS encoding metallophosphoesterase translates to MTYVAVLANINGNLPALVRALGRIEELKEEGYEIEKYYILGNIVGLFPYPEEVLDVLDDLVKNNHVKVIRGEFDQIIAMSDPHAEGPEYINELALEPYVKEALKYTWEKLGHEGREFIRDLPIYLVDKIGKNDIFGVYGSPLNPFEGKVLPEQPTSYYEAVMRPVKDYELLLVASPKLPLNAMTRYGRVVCPGSIGFPAGKEHKATFALINVDNLHTKFVEVEYDKKIIEDKIKAEGLPEELIKILYHGKV, encoded by the coding sequence ATGACATACGTGGCAGTGTTGGCGAACATCAATGGAAACCTCCCCGCCCTCGTAAGAGCCCTCGGAAGAATTGAGGAGCTTAAGGAAGAAGGTTATGAGATTGAAAAATACTACATCCTCGGAAACATAGTTGGATTGTTCCCCTATCCAGAGGAAGTTCTCGATGTTCTCGATGATCTGGTGAAAAACAACCATGTAAAGGTAATCCGCGGAGAATTCGACCAGATAATAGCTATGAGTGACCCACACGCTGAAGGGCCAGAGTATATTAATGAACTTGCACTCGAGCCATACGTAAAAGAGGCATTAAAATACACCTGGGAGAAGCTTGGCCATGAAGGAAGGGAGTTCATAAGAGATTTGCCTATATATCTTGTTGACAAAATCGGCAAGAACGACATTTTCGGGGTCTATGGAAGCCCATTAAACCCCTTCGAGGGCAAGGTTCTTCCAGAACAGCCCACCTCATATTACGAAGCCGTCATGAGACCGGTAAAAGACTACGAACTTCTATTAGTAGCATCACCAAAACTTCCCCTTAATGCCATGACGAGGTACGGAAGGGTAGTATGCCCCGGCAGCATTGGATTCCCAGCAGGAAAAGAGCACAAGGCAACTTTTGCCCTCATAAATGTTGACAATCTGCACACGAAATTCGTAGAAGTTGAATATGACAAGAAAATCATAGAGGACAAAATCAAAGCAGAAGGATTGCCAGAGGAGCTCATTAAAATCCTCTATCACGGAAAAGTTTAA
- a CDS encoding aminopeptidase P family protein gives MVVYVNRMEKFLRFLMEYNYEGALITPGSNLYYLTGMSPQATEERLFLLVVNKEGESVLIAPKLYENEVEWENSVFWSDEENPYEILERVLASLNLKGGKILVEDTMRASFLIHIERLLKDYTFYPLSVVARELRMRKDEKELSLMKKAAEIADKVFYEIISRELIGKSEKQVALEIEFLIRELADGVSFSPIVASGKNAANPHHTPGNRKIRSGDFVILDFGARYKGYCSDITRTIAVGHPNEKLKEIYEIVKEAQERAFQSVREGIKAKEVDKAAREHIFEKGYGNYFVHRTGHGIGLEVHEEPYISQTNERILERGMTFTIEPGIYIPNLGGVRIEDDVVVEKKGKRLTKAERELITL, from the coding sequence ATGGTGGTATACGTGAATAGAATGGAGAAATTCCTAAGATTCCTTATGGAGTATAATTACGAGGGTGCATTAATAACTCCCGGCAGCAACCTCTATTATCTGACCGGAATGAGCCCTCAAGCAACTGAAGAAAGGCTTTTTCTCCTTGTAGTCAATAAAGAAGGAGAAAGCGTTCTAATAGCACCCAAGCTTTATGAAAATGAAGTTGAGTGGGAAAATTCAGTATTCTGGAGTGACGAGGAGAACCCCTATGAAATCCTTGAAAGAGTATTGGCTTCTCTGAATTTGAAGGGCGGTAAGATTCTGGTGGAAGATACGATGAGAGCAAGCTTTCTAATCCACATTGAGCGGCTTTTGAAAGATTACACTTTCTATCCGCTGAGCGTTGTTGCAAGAGAACTAAGAATGCGTAAAGACGAAAAGGAACTAAGCCTGATGAAGAAAGCCGCTGAAATTGCAGATAAAGTTTTCTACGAAATAATAAGCAGGGAATTGATTGGGAAGAGTGAAAAGCAGGTTGCTCTGGAAATTGAGTTTCTCATTAGGGAACTGGCAGACGGTGTCTCTTTCTCTCCTATAGTAGCTTCCGGAAAAAACGCTGCAAATCCTCATCATACGCCGGGTAATAGGAAAATAAGGTCCGGAGACTTCGTGATACTTGACTTCGGGGCAAGGTACAAAGGTTACTGTTCCGATATTACGAGAACCATAGCTGTAGGCCACCCGAATGAAAAGCTCAAAGAAATCTATGAAATTGTCAAAGAAGCTCAAGAAAGAGCTTTTCAGAGCGTCCGCGAAGGAATAAAGGCAAAGGAAGTTGACAAAGCAGCGAGAGAGCATATATTCGAGAAAGGTTATGGTAACTACTTCGTTCACAGAACGGGACACGGAATTGGTCTTGAAGTGCATGAAGAGCCCTATATAAGCCAAACAAATGAGCGGATTCTTGAGCGCGGCATGACGTTTACCATTGAGCCGGGCATTTACATCCCCAATCTCGGAGGCGTGAGAATAGAAGACGATGTGGTGGTGGAGAAAAAAGGAAAAAGGCTTACAAAAGCTGAAAGGGAGTTAATAACACTTTGA